A region of the Agrobacterium sp. RAC06 genome:
AGACCGACGAGCACGATGACACCCAGGTAGGATATCGGCGGCACGATCTGGACTGCGGCGGATCCCTGGCCCGAGAGGAAGCCGGTCGAGAGCAGGCTGAGCGCAAACGTGTAGGGAATGTCGATTAGGTCTGCGATGAAGCGCGTGAGATCAGTGAAGGAGAAGAGGCCGAAGCTCGCTTCGTTGACCAGCCATTTCATCCAGCCGCTGATGTGTCGAGCCGCGGGGATTTGCCAGGCGCGTGGATAGTCGAAGGCCCATTTTCCGATCGACGGGCCGAGCCACCAGGCCATGAGCATGGCAAAGGCGGCAAGCGCCACGGCGATATCCACGAAGCGTTTGCCAGACGGCGCGCTTCCGGTCTCGTCGGCGTGGAATGGCGGGGCGGATAGCGCGCTCATCGGCTCAGCCCTGCATCATGACGTCAACGACATCGCTGCGTCGCAGGAGACCAACCGTCCGGCCATCTGCATCGACGACGCCGAGCGTGTCACCGGCTGTGGAGAACAGGGGGGCGGCTTCCGAGATGGAAGCCGATGGCGAGGTGGTGACCGCGGGCAGGGGCCCGGTTGCGGCCTTCATCAGCGAGGCGACCTTGACGACCTTGGAACGGGCGACGTTGCGGGTGAATTCGGCGACGTAATCGGTGGCGGGCGCCAGAACGAGTTCTTCGGGGGTGCCGGCCTGTACGATCTCGCCATCCTTCATGATCGCGATGCGGTCGGCGAGCCGGATCGCTTCGTCGAAGTCGTGGGTGATGAAGACAATGGTCTTCTTCAGCAGCGATTGCAGGCGCAGGAATTCGTCCTGCATTTCGCGTCGGATCAGCGGATCGAGCGCCGAGAAAGGTTCGTCCAGGAACCAGAGTTCGGGTTCGACCGCGAGCGAGCGGGCAATGCCGACGCGTTGCTGCTGGCCACCGGAGAGTTGGCGCGGGAAGGCGGTCTCCTTGCCGGCGAGACCGACCAGTTCGACCATGCGTCTGGCGCGACCCTCCCGCGTCGGCCGGTCTATGCCCTGGACTTCCAGGGGGAAGGCGACATTGTCGAGCACCGTCAGATGCGGCAGTAGCGCAAAATGCTGGAAGACCATGCCCATCTGATGGCGCCTGATCTCGATCATCCGCGCTTCGCTGGCTGAGAGCAGGTTTTCCCCGTTGAAGAGTATTTCGCCAGATGTCGGCTCGATCAGTCGTGACAGGCAGCGCACCAGTGTTGATTTGCCAGAGCCTGAGAGCCCCATGATCACGAAGATTTCGCCGGCTCTCACCGCAAGATTGACGTCCCTGACGGCGCCGACCAGGCCGGAATCTAACAGCGTCTCGGCGTCAGGCTTGCCATCGTTGGAGGACATGGCATCGCGGGCGCCCGCACCGAATATCTTCCAGACATTGCGGCAGACGAGTTTGGCTTCAGTCGACATGGCAGTTCCGCTGGATCGCAGGACGGATAGCCCGCAGGGGCCGCTCGAAAGAACGGTCACCCGCGCCGAGGGAGTGCGCGGGCGACCGAAGCCAGTCCGGCTATTTCTTGATCCATTCCGACCATTTGGCCTCGTTGGCGCCGACCCATTCGGCGACGACTTCCTCGACCTTCTTGCCTTCGAGATCGACCTTGGTGATCATCGCGCCCATTTCGTCGTTGCCGACGTTGAAGGCCTTGATAGCCTCATGGGCGCCGGGCCACTTGTCCTTCAAACCGGACCAGGCGACCTTCCAGATCGGACCGAAGGGCTTGCCACAATCATAGGCCATGTCCGGGTTGGAGCCCGAGGCGGCGTCGGTGTAGCATTCCTTGGTGTATTGCGGGAATTCGACCCATTCGCCCTTGTATTTGGCTGGGGCCCAATGCGGCGCGTAGATCCAGAGGAGGATCGGTGCCTGACGCTGATAGGCGCTTTCAAGCTCTGCGAAGAGTGCCGCATCGGTTCCGGCATGCACGACCTCGAAGGGCAGGTCGAGCGCTTCGACACGTTCGTCATCAAATCCGCCCCAGGTGACCGGACCGCCGAGATAGCGGCCTTTCGGCGCTGTTTCCGCCGTCGAGAAGGCTTCGGCACAGGCTTCAGTCTTCAGAGCTTCCCAGTTCGGCAGGCCGGGGCATTTCTCCTTCATGTATTCGGGAAACCACCATTCTTCCTTGGCTTGCATGCCGGTTTCGCCGAGGTTTTCGACCTTGCCCGTTGCCGTGGCTGCGTCCATCGCCTCGCGGCCGGTCGTTTCCCAGATTTCCATGGCAACATGGAGGTCTCCGGATTCGAGACCGGCAAACTGGGCCAGATAGTCGGCCTGAACAAATTCGACGGAATAGCCCGCCTTCTTCAACACCTCGCCCATGATCTGGGTGGTGATCAACTGGCCTGTCCAGTCATGTAATGTCAGTTTGATCGGATCGGTGGATTCCTGCGCTGATGTCGGTGTGACGAAGAATGCGGCAGTCATCAGCAATGCGGCTGCGATAGTTCTCGGCATGCGGTCATGGTGAAGCATTCGAGTTCTCCCAGTAGAGCCCGTTGAGATTGCTTAAATCTGGCAAGGCACCCGGTCGCCGTTCCCCGTACTTTTCGTATCTGATGACGACCGCGTGTATGTCCGCAGTCTCGGGTCAAGCGAGAGAGCTTGTCAATCCGAATCTGTGGCATTTTGTGATTTTGTGACCGATTATGTGGTGTCTACTTGAAGCTGGTGTTGCCGCGAGCTAACGATGCGGTGACGAGCAGGATGGAGATGGTCATGCCCCCTTCAACACGGCAGCGAGAGATCTTGCGTGTTCTGGATCGCGAGGGAACTGTGGCCCTTTCGGCCCTTGCGCGCAAACTCGGTGTATCGCTGGAGACTATTCGGCGGGATCTTAAACCGTTGGCAAACGGTGGCAGTCTGATCAGGATGCATGGCGCAGTAAGCCTGACTTCCATGGTCGGCGAGGCGCCGTTCGAACGCCGGATGCGTGAAAACAGCGAGGCCAAGCGGGCCATCGCGGCCTCTGTTGCAGCGACCATACGTGACGGGGACTCGATCATGATGGACACAGGCACGACAACGAGCTTCCTTGCGCGGGAACTCCTGGGTCACCGGCGTCTGACCGTCGTGACAAACTCTTCCGACATCGCGCGCACGCTTGCTACGCTGAATGACAACAAAGTTTACATGGCAGGCGGGGAGTTGCGCAGCGACAACGGGGCGGCGTTCGGGAGTACGGCTATCGATTTCATCAGTCGATTTTCCGTAACCCACGCGATCATCTCGACGGGTGCCGTGAATTCAGAGGGGATGATGGATTACGATCTGGATGAGGCGGAATTTGCCCGAACGGTTATCACGCGCGGACGACGCACGCTGGTTGTGACGGACCGGAGTAAATTCGGTCGCGAGGGTCTGGTCCGTGTCTGTGGCTTTGAGGCGATCGCTGAGCTTGCGACCGATGTGCAGCCTCCACCGGACATTGCCGAGGCTATGGCTGCAGCCGGTACCAGTGTGTTGCTTGCCTGAACTCTGAGGCTATGTGTTCTTCGGCCGGTAGCCGAACTTCCCGATCGGGACGCACGTTTTGCGCGCCTAGAAGACCACGTTTGTTGGAAACGTTGAGGCCATGATCGATCGTCACGTCGCTTTGACAGTCAGGGTCCCGCGATGTCTCGGTTGGTCTGCGCGTTCGAGCCTGAAGTCCCGGTCCGAAGACAGTTTTAAATTGGCGCGTCAGAGACGGTGCGGATGCACGGCATCCACCGCACCCGTCCTTGGTTCAGTGCATCACTCAGCTGCCTTGCCCTGAGAGCCGCCATGGCGTCGCGCCAGGAACTCGAAGAGACGCGCGACAGCCTCTGCACCTGGATCGATGTGTCCTTCGAGCTGCTGAGCATTGATATACGCGGCCCGCCCGGCTCGGGCCTTGACGTAGGTTGCGGTGAGGTTGGCGCCTGCGCGTGCAGCACTTGCTGCTGCCGCGAAACCCTTGTCATAGGCATCAAGCGCAGGCGAAAGTGCGTCGATCATGGTTCGGTCGCCGAGCGCAGCGCCGCCGATTTCCTGCATGCGGGCAAGCCCGGCCTTCAACGCGTCGCGCATGCCGAGCCCACTTGAGGCTCCATCGCCTGCCGCAGCAAAGAAGATGGCGAGCAGCACTCCGGACGAACCGCCCATGGTCTGGCTAAGCTCCTGACCCATGGCGCGCAGTAACTGGGTATGGTCAGCAAGCGGCAGGCGGTCCAGAGCCTCGATCAGGGCCCGTGCGGCGCTTGCAAGGGTCGAGCCGGTATCGCCGTCACCGGATTTTGCATCAAGCGCATTGAGGTCCTTTTCTGCCTCGATCAGAAGCTTGCAGCACTCGGTGAGAAATTGACGGGTCGGCAGATGCTGCGAGGCAAGTGGCGCGATCGGGGTCAATCCGTCGGGCAGGGCGATGAGGTTGACCGGCCGGATAGCCGTTACGCCTGGCCATGCTGCAAGATCGACTGGCTTGGCAAGCAGGTCGAGGTCGGCTTTTTCCGCCGGCATGACCGAGATCGAAAAGCCCTGCATGTCGAGCGAGGTCATCAATGGGGCAGGACCAACGATATGCGAAATCCGATCGCCGATCGCCGACTGGACAAGTTCGTTGAGGACCACGGCCATTTCGAGCACGGAGGTGCCGCCAAGATTATTGATCAGTACGACATGCGGCTTGTCTTCCATGCCCACGGCAAGGCGGTCCACCATCGCTGCCACCGCGCCACGCACGCCGTCATACTCGATCTGCTCCACGCCCGCCTCACCATGGATGCCAAGGCCGAGTTCAGCGCGGCCTTCGGGAATTCGCGCCTCCTTGGGCGAGCCCGGTACGGTGCAGGTGTCTAGCGAAATCCCGATCGAGCGAATATTGGCGATCACGCGGCGTGCAGTGTCGATGACGGCATCGAGGCTTGCGCCGTTTTCGGCCATCGCACCGGCGATCTTGTGCACGAAGAGCGTGCCCGCGACTCCGCGAGACTGCGGCAGGTCGGGAAGCGCAATGTCATCATCTACGATCACCATCCCGACATTGAGCCCGAAGGCGCGCGCGCGCTCGGCCGCCAAGCCGAAGTTCAGCCGGTCGCCAGTATAATTCTTGACGATCAGCAGGCAACCGAGCGGGCCGGTCACAGCAAGGATTGCAGCCAGAATGGCGTCGACGCTCGGGGAGGCGAAGACATCACCACATAC
Encoded here:
- a CDS encoding quaternary amine ABC transporter ATP-binding protein; the protein is MSTEAKLVCRNVWKIFGAGARDAMSSNDGKPDAETLLDSGLVGAVRDVNLAVRAGEIFVIMGLSGSGKSTLVRCLSRLIEPTSGEILFNGENLLSASEARMIEIRRHQMGMVFQHFALLPHLTVLDNVAFPLEVQGIDRPTREGRARRMVELVGLAGKETAFPRQLSGGQQQRVGIARSLAVEPELWFLDEPFSALDPLIRREMQDEFLRLQSLLKKTIVFITHDFDEAIRLADRIAIMKDGEIVQAGTPEELVLAPATDYVAEFTRNVARSKVVKVASLMKAATGPLPAVTTSPSASISEAAPLFSTAGDTLGVVDADGRTVGLLRRSDVVDVMMQG
- a CDS encoding ABC transporter substrate-binding protein — its product is MLHHDRMPRTIAAALLMTAAFFVTPTSAQESTDPIKLTLHDWTGQLITTQIMGEVLKKAGYSVEFVQADYLAQFAGLESGDLHVAMEIWETTGREAMDAATATGKVENLGETGMQAKEEWWFPEYMKEKCPGLPNWEALKTEACAEAFSTAETAPKGRYLGGPVTWGGFDDERVEALDLPFEVVHAGTDAALFAELESAYQRQAPILLWIYAPHWAPAKYKGEWVEFPQYTKECYTDAASGSNPDMAYDCGKPFGPIWKVAWSGLKDKWPGAHEAIKAFNVGNDEMGAMITKVDLEGKKVEEVVAEWVGANEAKWSEWIKK
- a CDS encoding DeoR/GlpR family DNA-binding transcription regulator yields the protein MPPSTRQREILRVLDREGTVALSALARKLGVSLETIRRDLKPLANGGSLIRMHGAVSLTSMVGEAPFERRMRENSEAKRAIAASVAATIRDGDSIMMDTGTTTSFLARELLGHRRLTVVTNSSDIARTLATLNDNKVYMAGGELRSDNGAAFGSTAIDFISRFSVTHAIISTGAVNSEGMMDYDLDEAEFARTVITRGRRTLVVTDRSKFGREGLVRVCGFEAIAELATDVQPPPDIAEAMAAAGTSVLLA
- a CDS encoding dihydroxyacetone kinase subunit DhaK, which translates into the protein MPQFLNSRENAVTEAIDGVLMASAGALSRLDGFPHIRVVVRSDWDKSKVAIVSGGGSGHEPAHAGFVGRGMLTAAVCGDVFASPSVDAILAAILAVTGPLGCLLIVKNYTGDRLNFGLAAERARAFGLNVGMVIVDDDIALPDLPQSRGVAGTLFVHKIAGAMAENGASLDAVIDTARRVIANIRSIGISLDTCTVPGSPKEARIPEGRAELGLGIHGEAGVEQIEYDGVRGAVAAMVDRLAVGMEDKPHVVLINNLGGTSVLEMAVVLNELVQSAIGDRISHIVGPAPLMTSLDMQGFSISVMPAEKADLDLLAKPVDLAAWPGVTAIRPVNLIALPDGLTPIAPLASQHLPTRQFLTECCKLLIEAEKDLNALDAKSGDGDTGSTLASAARALIEALDRLPLADHTQLLRAMGQELSQTMGGSSGVLLAIFFAAAGDGASSGLGMRDALKAGLARMQEIGGAALGDRTMIDALSPALDAYDKGFAAAASAARAGANLTATYVKARAGRAAYINAQQLEGHIDPGAEAVARLFEFLARRHGGSQGKAAE